Proteins encoded in a region of the Planococcus citri chromosome 1, ihPlaCitr1.1, whole genome shotgun sequence genome:
- the LOC135850031 gene encoding scaffold attachment factor B2-like isoform X1, translating into MATDIESRKLINLRVIDLRTELAKRNLDKTGVKNELIERLQKALIADGYDPEEYIFDIDTVDKKPSRNSKRRTMGEGDLDKEDSGANDSSFVSEEDAQENKEDEVTQVEQNKENSPQESNTTTSETKTSTPPQQQQQQAQETSPSDNVEKPAEKTAEVSEDKIELNASSTTITDDAASSTPDKKAESSTTETTTVAAPAAATSTTAAAPTAAATAAAAQETPVKDENAPPKEQRNTIAKKTITEESKEKPNDTNKEDNEDSINLTIGEDEVKLFGEEEESSHEKDTKDDQQQSGNAGQEGEKESNADKNSAAKSEQEKQDQKTPVKKVTTPKGNGSSRNLWVSGLSSMTRATDLKTLFSKFGKVVGAKIVTNAKTPGSRCYGYVTMLSADDATVSMQNLNKTELDGRMISVERAKDDGTGPARPKVAKKEPEKKKVGAEAADDKKPDIKKPAAAKTAEGEAKPDDKKDEKKSTSIKDVSEDVNGESKTGSPKSDKIDHRGRPAGNRGFVHDFRNRSRENGKPRSGVLTFAQIKEERERNRLKEKERALRIEERRRHIERDRQREIERRQREEAVRLERERVKLKMEREKIEREKAELLKLEREAQRIERERLQREKEEIRRAQMKLEESRRAIKRPMEIPRNFDDDRKRRPPSPDRRHNIHVSSSSSNRKEIPPRSNGARGRSPPYASSRRDGYDNSGMDSSRKEALSHSSRDKSGKDSSRVVFHNRYDHHSSYKSTSSHASEDVRSNDLRHRYQDIASKSSSAKETNRYDRNVPSEGWSRSASGMSSAIKSFSGGLSSGGSTSISSRDPWQPSSSERKSDAPPPWARSGGGGSTSDRWANPSGSSSSMSMNRSGPIGGSSSTMFGGSGGYSDAIPSMGMMNMQSSASYNDRFDAYKTGIRKY; encoded by the exons ATGGCTACCGATATTGAATCCCGCAAACTGATTAATTTACGTGTAATAGACTTGAGAACAGAATTAGCGAAACGGAATCTTGATAAAACTGGCGTTAAAAATGAACTTATCGAACGATTACAAAAG GCTTTGATAGCTGATGGGTATGATCCCGAAGAATATATTTTCGATATAGATACAGTGGATAAGAAGCCATCGCGCAATAGTAAAA GACGCACAATGGGTGAAGGTGATTTGGATAAAGAAGATAGCGGTGCTAATGATTCATCATTTGTATCCGAAGAAGACGCGCAAGAGAACAAAGAAGATGAAGTTACGCAGGTTgaacaaaataaagaaaattcaccCCAAGAATCCAATACGACTACAAGCGAGACCAAAACGTCAACGCCGccgcaacagcaacaacaacaagcGCAAGAAACATCGCCCAGCGACAACGTCGAAAAACCAGCGGAAAAGACCGCCGAAGTTAGCGAAGATAAAATCGAATTAAATGCGTCGTCTACTACTATAACAGACGACGCTGCATCATCGACTCCTGACAAAAAAGCTGAATCTAGTACGACGGAAACAACGACTGTTGCTGCTCCTGCTGCTGCTACCTCTACTACTGCTGCTGCTCCCACCGCTGCTGCTACTGCTGCTGCTGCTCAAGAAACTCCTGTTAAAGATGAAAATGCACCTCCTAAAGAGCAACGAAATACTATTGCCAAAAAAACCATTACAGAAGAATCCAAAGAG AAACCGAACGATACGAATAAGGAAGATAATGAAGATTCTATCAATTTAACCATCGGCGAAGATGAAGTCAAGTTATTTGGTGAAGAG GAAGAATCGTCTCATGAAAAAGATACCAAGG aTGACCAACAACAGAGCGGTAATGCGGGTCAGGAAGGTGAAAAGGAATCTAATGCCGATAAGAATTCTGCTGCGAaaag CGAACAAGAGAAACAAGATCAAAAAACACCGG TTAAAAAGGTAACGACGCCGAAAGGAAATGGAAGCAGTAGAAATTTATGGGTCAGTGGATTATCTTCGATGACCAGAGCAACCGATTTGAAAACCTTATTCTCGAAGTTTGGAAAG GTTGTTGGAGCGAAAATTGTAACTAATGCTAAAACCCCTGGATCGAGATGTTATGGATATGTTACCATGTTGTCCGCAGATGATGCTACCGTCAGTATGCAGAATTTGAACAAGACCGAATTGGATGGTAGAATGATTTCGGTGGAAAGA GCCAAGGACGACGGAACTGGACCTGCCAGAcccaaagttgccaaaaaggaacccgaaaagaaaaaagtaggaGCTGAAGCTGCCGATGACAAAAAACCCGATATCAAGAAACCCGCCGCCGCTAAAACCGCCGAAGGTGAAGCGAAACCTGACGACAAAAAAG ATGAAAAGAAAAGCACTTCGATTAAAGACGTCTCCGAAGATGTTAACGGTGAAAGTAAAACTGGCAGTCCTAAAAGCGATAAGATCGATCATCGGGGCCGACCTGCTGGCAATCGAGGCTTCGTACACGATTTCAGGAACAGATCCAGAGAAAATGGAAAACCTCGTTCGGGTGTTTTGACGTTTGCCCAGATTAAA GAGGAACGCGAACGTAACagattgaaagaaaaagaacGAGCTTTACGTATCGAAGAAAGAAGACGTCATATTGAACGAGATCGTCAACGTGAAATCGAACGAAGACAACGTGAAGAAGCTGTACGTCTAGAAAG AGAACgcgtgaaattgaaaatggaacgCGAAAAGATCGAAAGAGAGAAAGCCGAATTACTGAAACTGGAAAGGGAAGCTCAACGCATAGAACGCGAACGATTACAACgcgaaaaagaagaaatacGCAGAGCGCAAATGAAACTAGAAGAGTCTCGCAGAGCCATCAAGAGACCAATGGAAATTCCGCGCAATTTCGACGATGATCGTAAACGCCGTCCTCCTTCGCCGGATCGAAGACATAATATTCACGTATCTTCTTCGTCATCGAATAG AAAAGAAATCCCACCTAGAAGCAACGGCGCTCGTGGCCGTTCCCCACCTTACGCATCCAGCCGACGTGACGGATACGATAATAGCGGCATGGATTCGTCCAGAAAAGAGGCATTATCTCATTCATCACGCGATAAATCAGGCAAAGACAGTTCCAG GGTTGTGTTTCACAACAGATACGATCATCACAGTTCTTACAAGAGTACTAGTTCTCACGCATCCGAAGACGTTAGATCGAACGATTTGAGACATCGGTATCAAGACATAGCTAGTAAATCATCCAGTGCTAAAG aAACTAACCGTTACGATCGAAATGTACCGAGCGAAGGCTGGTCCAGATCCGCATCCGGTATGTCATCTGCGATCAAATCATTCAGCGGCGGTTTAAGCAGCGGCGGCAGTACATCTATATCGTCCAGAGATCCTTGGCAGCCGAGTTCCAGCGAGAGGAAATCGGATGCGCCACCTCCGTGGGCCCGATCCGGCGGCGGCGGCTCCACGTCCGATAG ATGGGCGAATCCGAGCGGATCATCATCCTCCATGAGCATGAATCGTAGCGGACCTATTGGTGGCAGTAGCAGCACGATGTTCGGTGGCAGCGGAGGCTATTCGGATGCGATACCTAGTATGGGTATGATGAATATGCAATCGAGTGCATCTTATAACGATAGATTCGACGCGTATAAAACAGGAATTCGGAAGTATTAG
- the LOC135850031 gene encoding scaffold attachment factor B2-like isoform X3 yields MATDIESRKLINLRVIDLRTELAKRNLDKTGVKNELIERLQKALIADGYDPEEYIFDIDTVDKKPSRNSKRRTMGEGDLDKEDSGANDSSFVSEEDAQENKEDEVTQVEQNKENSPQESNTTTSETKTSTPPQQQQQQAQETSPSDNVEKPAEKTAEVSEDKIELNASSTTITDDAASSTPDKKAESSTTETTTVAAPAAATSTTAAAPTAAATAAAAQETPVKDENAPPKEQRNTIAKKTITEESKEKPNDTNKEDNEDSINLTIGEDEVKLFGEEEESSHEKDTKDDQQQSGNAGQEGEKESNADKNSAAKSEQEKQDQKTPVKKVTTPKGNGSSRNLWVSGLSSMTRATDLKTLFSKFGKVVGAKIVTNAKTPGSRCYGYVTMLSADDATVSMQNLNKTELDGRMISVERAKDDGTGPARPKVAKKEPEKKKVGAEAADDKKPDIKKPAAAKTAEGEAKPDDKKDEKKSTSIKDVSEDVNGESKTGSPKSDKIDHRGRPAGNRGFVHDFRNRSRENGKPRSGVLTFAQIKEERERNRLKEKERALRIEERRRHIERDRQREIERRQREEAVRLERERVKLKMEREKIEREKAELLKLEREAQRIERERLQREKEEIRRAQMKLEESRRAIKRPMEIPRNFDDDRKRRPPSPDRRHNIHVSSSSSNRKEIPPRSNGARGRSPPYASSRRDGYDNSGMDSSRKEALSHSSRDKSGKDSSRVVFHNRYDHHSSYKSTSSHASEDVRSNDLRHRYQDIASKSSSAKETNRYDRNVPSEGWSRSASGMSSAIKSFSGGLSSGGSTSISSRDPWQPSSSERKSDAPPPWARSGGGGSTSDRSVYMEEGRREGRKLTWKR; encoded by the exons ATGGCTACCGATATTGAATCCCGCAAACTGATTAATTTACGTGTAATAGACTTGAGAACAGAATTAGCGAAACGGAATCTTGATAAAACTGGCGTTAAAAATGAACTTATCGAACGATTACAAAAG GCTTTGATAGCTGATGGGTATGATCCCGAAGAATATATTTTCGATATAGATACAGTGGATAAGAAGCCATCGCGCAATAGTAAAA GACGCACAATGGGTGAAGGTGATTTGGATAAAGAAGATAGCGGTGCTAATGATTCATCATTTGTATCCGAAGAAGACGCGCAAGAGAACAAAGAAGATGAAGTTACGCAGGTTgaacaaaataaagaaaattcaccCCAAGAATCCAATACGACTACAAGCGAGACCAAAACGTCAACGCCGccgcaacagcaacaacaacaagcGCAAGAAACATCGCCCAGCGACAACGTCGAAAAACCAGCGGAAAAGACCGCCGAAGTTAGCGAAGATAAAATCGAATTAAATGCGTCGTCTACTACTATAACAGACGACGCTGCATCATCGACTCCTGACAAAAAAGCTGAATCTAGTACGACGGAAACAACGACTGTTGCTGCTCCTGCTGCTGCTACCTCTACTACTGCTGCTGCTCCCACCGCTGCTGCTACTGCTGCTGCTGCTCAAGAAACTCCTGTTAAAGATGAAAATGCACCTCCTAAAGAGCAACGAAATACTATTGCCAAAAAAACCATTACAGAAGAATCCAAAGAG AAACCGAACGATACGAATAAGGAAGATAATGAAGATTCTATCAATTTAACCATCGGCGAAGATGAAGTCAAGTTATTTGGTGAAGAG GAAGAATCGTCTCATGAAAAAGATACCAAGG aTGACCAACAACAGAGCGGTAATGCGGGTCAGGAAGGTGAAAAGGAATCTAATGCCGATAAGAATTCTGCTGCGAaaag CGAACAAGAGAAACAAGATCAAAAAACACCGG TTAAAAAGGTAACGACGCCGAAAGGAAATGGAAGCAGTAGAAATTTATGGGTCAGTGGATTATCTTCGATGACCAGAGCAACCGATTTGAAAACCTTATTCTCGAAGTTTGGAAAG GTTGTTGGAGCGAAAATTGTAACTAATGCTAAAACCCCTGGATCGAGATGTTATGGATATGTTACCATGTTGTCCGCAGATGATGCTACCGTCAGTATGCAGAATTTGAACAAGACCGAATTGGATGGTAGAATGATTTCGGTGGAAAGA GCCAAGGACGACGGAACTGGACCTGCCAGAcccaaagttgccaaaaaggaacccgaaaagaaaaaagtaggaGCTGAAGCTGCCGATGACAAAAAACCCGATATCAAGAAACCCGCCGCCGCTAAAACCGCCGAAGGTGAAGCGAAACCTGACGACAAAAAAG ATGAAAAGAAAAGCACTTCGATTAAAGACGTCTCCGAAGATGTTAACGGTGAAAGTAAAACTGGCAGTCCTAAAAGCGATAAGATCGATCATCGGGGCCGACCTGCTGGCAATCGAGGCTTCGTACACGATTTCAGGAACAGATCCAGAGAAAATGGAAAACCTCGTTCGGGTGTTTTGACGTTTGCCCAGATTAAA GAGGAACGCGAACGTAACagattgaaagaaaaagaacGAGCTTTACGTATCGAAGAAAGAAGACGTCATATTGAACGAGATCGTCAACGTGAAATCGAACGAAGACAACGTGAAGAAGCTGTACGTCTAGAAAG AGAACgcgtgaaattgaaaatggaacgCGAAAAGATCGAAAGAGAGAAAGCCGAATTACTGAAACTGGAAAGGGAAGCTCAACGCATAGAACGCGAACGATTACAACgcgaaaaagaagaaatacGCAGAGCGCAAATGAAACTAGAAGAGTCTCGCAGAGCCATCAAGAGACCAATGGAAATTCCGCGCAATTTCGACGATGATCGTAAACGCCGTCCTCCTTCGCCGGATCGAAGACATAATATTCACGTATCTTCTTCGTCATCGAATAG AAAAGAAATCCCACCTAGAAGCAACGGCGCTCGTGGCCGTTCCCCACCTTACGCATCCAGCCGACGTGACGGATACGATAATAGCGGCATGGATTCGTCCAGAAAAGAGGCATTATCTCATTCATCACGCGATAAATCAGGCAAAGACAGTTCCAG GGTTGTGTTTCACAACAGATACGATCATCACAGTTCTTACAAGAGTACTAGTTCTCACGCATCCGAAGACGTTAGATCGAACGATTTGAGACATCGGTATCAAGACATAGCTAGTAAATCATCCAGTGCTAAAG aAACTAACCGTTACGATCGAAATGTACCGAGCGAAGGCTGGTCCAGATCCGCATCCGGTATGTCATCTGCGATCAAATCATTCAGCGGCGGTTTAAGCAGCGGCGGCAGTACATCTATATCGTCCAGAGATCCTTGGCAGCCGAGTTCCAGCGAGAGGAAATCGGATGCGCCACCTCCGTGGGCCCGATCCGGCGGCGGCGGCTCCACGTCCGATAG ATCAGTTTACATGGAGGAGGGGAGAAGGGAAGGAAGGAAGTTAACGTGGAAACGATAG
- the LOC135850031 gene encoding scaffold attachment factor B2-like isoform X2 has product MATDIESRKLINLRVIDLRTELAKRNLDKTGVKNELIERLQKALIADGYDPEEYIFDIDTVDKKPSRNSKRRTMGEGDLDKEDSGANDSSFVSEEDAQENKEDEVTQVEQNKENSPQESNTTTSETKTSTPPQQQQQQAQETSPSDNVEKPAEKTAEVSEDKIELNASSTTITDDAASSTPDKKAESSTTETTTVAAPAAATSTTAAAPTAAATAAAAQETPVKDENAPPKEQRNTIAKKTITEESKEKPNDTNKEDNEDSINLTIGEDEVKLFGEEEESSHEKDTKDDQQQSGNAGQEGEKESNADKNSAAKSEQEKQDQKTPVKKVTTPKGNGSSRNLWVSGLSSMTRATDLKTLFSKFGKVVGAKIVTNAKTPGSRCYGYVTMLSADDATVSMQNLNKTELDGRMISVERAKDDGTGPARPKVAKKEPEKKKVGAEAADDKKPDIKKPAAAKTAEGEAKPDDKKDEKKSTSIKDVSEDVNGESKTGSPKSDKIDHRGRPAGNRGFVHDFRNRSRENGKPRSGVLTFAQIKEERERNRLKEKERALRIEERRRHIERDRQREIERRQREEAVRLERERVKLKMEREKIEREKAELLKLEREAQRIERERLQREKEEIRRAQMKLEESRRAIKRPMEIPRNFDDDRKRRPPSPDRRHNIHVSSSSSNRKEIPPRSNGARGRSPPYASSRRDGYDNSGMDSSRKEALSHSSRDKSGKDSSRYDHHSSYKSTSSHASEDVRSNDLRHRYQDIASKSSSAKETNRYDRNVPSEGWSRSASGMSSAIKSFSGGLSSGGSTSISSRDPWQPSSSERKSDAPPPWARSGGGGSTSDRWANPSGSSSSMSMNRSGPIGGSSSTMFGGSGGYSDAIPSMGMMNMQSSASYNDRFDAYKTGIRKY; this is encoded by the exons ATGGCTACCGATATTGAATCCCGCAAACTGATTAATTTACGTGTAATAGACTTGAGAACAGAATTAGCGAAACGGAATCTTGATAAAACTGGCGTTAAAAATGAACTTATCGAACGATTACAAAAG GCTTTGATAGCTGATGGGTATGATCCCGAAGAATATATTTTCGATATAGATACAGTGGATAAGAAGCCATCGCGCAATAGTAAAA GACGCACAATGGGTGAAGGTGATTTGGATAAAGAAGATAGCGGTGCTAATGATTCATCATTTGTATCCGAAGAAGACGCGCAAGAGAACAAAGAAGATGAAGTTACGCAGGTTgaacaaaataaagaaaattcaccCCAAGAATCCAATACGACTACAAGCGAGACCAAAACGTCAACGCCGccgcaacagcaacaacaacaagcGCAAGAAACATCGCCCAGCGACAACGTCGAAAAACCAGCGGAAAAGACCGCCGAAGTTAGCGAAGATAAAATCGAATTAAATGCGTCGTCTACTACTATAACAGACGACGCTGCATCATCGACTCCTGACAAAAAAGCTGAATCTAGTACGACGGAAACAACGACTGTTGCTGCTCCTGCTGCTGCTACCTCTACTACTGCTGCTGCTCCCACCGCTGCTGCTACTGCTGCTGCTGCTCAAGAAACTCCTGTTAAAGATGAAAATGCACCTCCTAAAGAGCAACGAAATACTATTGCCAAAAAAACCATTACAGAAGAATCCAAAGAG AAACCGAACGATACGAATAAGGAAGATAATGAAGATTCTATCAATTTAACCATCGGCGAAGATGAAGTCAAGTTATTTGGTGAAGAG GAAGAATCGTCTCATGAAAAAGATACCAAGG aTGACCAACAACAGAGCGGTAATGCGGGTCAGGAAGGTGAAAAGGAATCTAATGCCGATAAGAATTCTGCTGCGAaaag CGAACAAGAGAAACAAGATCAAAAAACACCGG TTAAAAAGGTAACGACGCCGAAAGGAAATGGAAGCAGTAGAAATTTATGGGTCAGTGGATTATCTTCGATGACCAGAGCAACCGATTTGAAAACCTTATTCTCGAAGTTTGGAAAG GTTGTTGGAGCGAAAATTGTAACTAATGCTAAAACCCCTGGATCGAGATGTTATGGATATGTTACCATGTTGTCCGCAGATGATGCTACCGTCAGTATGCAGAATTTGAACAAGACCGAATTGGATGGTAGAATGATTTCGGTGGAAAGA GCCAAGGACGACGGAACTGGACCTGCCAGAcccaaagttgccaaaaaggaacccgaaaagaaaaaagtaggaGCTGAAGCTGCCGATGACAAAAAACCCGATATCAAGAAACCCGCCGCCGCTAAAACCGCCGAAGGTGAAGCGAAACCTGACGACAAAAAAG ATGAAAAGAAAAGCACTTCGATTAAAGACGTCTCCGAAGATGTTAACGGTGAAAGTAAAACTGGCAGTCCTAAAAGCGATAAGATCGATCATCGGGGCCGACCTGCTGGCAATCGAGGCTTCGTACACGATTTCAGGAACAGATCCAGAGAAAATGGAAAACCTCGTTCGGGTGTTTTGACGTTTGCCCAGATTAAA GAGGAACGCGAACGTAACagattgaaagaaaaagaacGAGCTTTACGTATCGAAGAAAGAAGACGTCATATTGAACGAGATCGTCAACGTGAAATCGAACGAAGACAACGTGAAGAAGCTGTACGTCTAGAAAG AGAACgcgtgaaattgaaaatggaacgCGAAAAGATCGAAAGAGAGAAAGCCGAATTACTGAAACTGGAAAGGGAAGCTCAACGCATAGAACGCGAACGATTACAACgcgaaaaagaagaaatacGCAGAGCGCAAATGAAACTAGAAGAGTCTCGCAGAGCCATCAAGAGACCAATGGAAATTCCGCGCAATTTCGACGATGATCGTAAACGCCGTCCTCCTTCGCCGGATCGAAGACATAATATTCACGTATCTTCTTCGTCATCGAATAG AAAAGAAATCCCACCTAGAAGCAACGGCGCTCGTGGCCGTTCCCCACCTTACGCATCCAGCCGACGTGACGGATACGATAATAGCGGCATGGATTCGTCCAGAAAAGAGGCATTATCTCATTCATCACGCGATAAATCAGGCAAAGACAGTTCCAG ATACGATCATCACAGTTCTTACAAGAGTACTAGTTCTCACGCATCCGAAGACGTTAGATCGAACGATTTGAGACATCGGTATCAAGACATAGCTAGTAAATCATCCAGTGCTAAAG aAACTAACCGTTACGATCGAAATGTACCGAGCGAAGGCTGGTCCAGATCCGCATCCGGTATGTCATCTGCGATCAAATCATTCAGCGGCGGTTTAAGCAGCGGCGGCAGTACATCTATATCGTCCAGAGATCCTTGGCAGCCGAGTTCCAGCGAGAGGAAATCGGATGCGCCACCTCCGTGGGCCCGATCCGGCGGCGGCGGCTCCACGTCCGATAG ATGGGCGAATCCGAGCGGATCATCATCCTCCATGAGCATGAATCGTAGCGGACCTATTGGTGGCAGTAGCAGCACGATGTTCGGTGGCAGCGGAGGCTATTCGGATGCGATACCTAGTATGGGTATGATGAATATGCAATCGAGTGCATCTTATAACGATAGATTCGACGCGTATAAAACAGGAATTCGGAAGTATTAG
- the LOC135850031 gene encoding scaffold attachment factor B2-like isoform X4, whose product MATDIESRKLINLRVIDLRTELAKRNLDKTGVKNELIERLQKALIADGYDPEEYIFDIDTVDKKPSRNSKRRTMGEGDLDKEDSGANDSSFVSEEDAQENKEDEVTQVEQNKENSPQESNTTTSETKTSTPPQQQQQQAQETSPSDNVEKPAEKTAEVSEDKIELNASSTTITDDAASSTPDKKAESSTTETTTVAAPAAATSTTAAAPTAAATAAAAQETPVKDENAPPKEQRNTIAKKTITEESKEKPNDTNKEDNEDSINLTIGEDEVKLFGEEEESSHEKDTKDDQQQSGNAGQEGEKESNADKNSAAKSEQEKQDQKTPVKKVTTPKGNGSSRNLWVSGLSSMTRATDLKTLFSKFGKVVGAKIVTNAKTPGSRCYGYVTMLSADDATVSMQNLNKTELDGRMISVERAKDDGTGPARPKVAKKEPEKKKVGAEAADDKKPDIKKPAAAKTAEGEAKPDDKKDEKKSTSIKDVSEDVNGESKTGSPKSDKIDHRGRPAGNRGFVHDFRNRSRENGKPRSGVLTFAQIKEERERNRLKEKERALRIEERRRHIERDRQREIERRQREEAVRLERERVKLKMEREKIEREKAELLKLEREAQRIERERLQREKEEIRRAQMKLEESRRAIKRPMEIPRNFDDDRKRRPPSPDRRHNIHVSSSSSNRKEIPPRSNGARGRSPPYASSRRDGYDNSGMDSSRKEALSHSSRDKSGKDSSRVVFHNRYDHHSSYKSTSSHASEDVRSNDLRHRYQDIASKSSSAKETNRYDRNVPSEGWSRSASGMSSAIKSFSGGLSSGGSTSISSRDPWQPSSSERKSDAPPPWARSGGGGSTSDRWNSRGHEWKKYA is encoded by the exons ATGGCTACCGATATTGAATCCCGCAAACTGATTAATTTACGTGTAATAGACTTGAGAACAGAATTAGCGAAACGGAATCTTGATAAAACTGGCGTTAAAAATGAACTTATCGAACGATTACAAAAG GCTTTGATAGCTGATGGGTATGATCCCGAAGAATATATTTTCGATATAGATACAGTGGATAAGAAGCCATCGCGCAATAGTAAAA GACGCACAATGGGTGAAGGTGATTTGGATAAAGAAGATAGCGGTGCTAATGATTCATCATTTGTATCCGAAGAAGACGCGCAAGAGAACAAAGAAGATGAAGTTACGCAGGTTgaacaaaataaagaaaattcaccCCAAGAATCCAATACGACTACAAGCGAGACCAAAACGTCAACGCCGccgcaacagcaacaacaacaagcGCAAGAAACATCGCCCAGCGACAACGTCGAAAAACCAGCGGAAAAGACCGCCGAAGTTAGCGAAGATAAAATCGAATTAAATGCGTCGTCTACTACTATAACAGACGACGCTGCATCATCGACTCCTGACAAAAAAGCTGAATCTAGTACGACGGAAACAACGACTGTTGCTGCTCCTGCTGCTGCTACCTCTACTACTGCTGCTGCTCCCACCGCTGCTGCTACTGCTGCTGCTGCTCAAGAAACTCCTGTTAAAGATGAAAATGCACCTCCTAAAGAGCAACGAAATACTATTGCCAAAAAAACCATTACAGAAGAATCCAAAGAG AAACCGAACGATACGAATAAGGAAGATAATGAAGATTCTATCAATTTAACCATCGGCGAAGATGAAGTCAAGTTATTTGGTGAAGAG GAAGAATCGTCTCATGAAAAAGATACCAAGG aTGACCAACAACAGAGCGGTAATGCGGGTCAGGAAGGTGAAAAGGAATCTAATGCCGATAAGAATTCTGCTGCGAaaag CGAACAAGAGAAACAAGATCAAAAAACACCGG TTAAAAAGGTAACGACGCCGAAAGGAAATGGAAGCAGTAGAAATTTATGGGTCAGTGGATTATCTTCGATGACCAGAGCAACCGATTTGAAAACCTTATTCTCGAAGTTTGGAAAG GTTGTTGGAGCGAAAATTGTAACTAATGCTAAAACCCCTGGATCGAGATGTTATGGATATGTTACCATGTTGTCCGCAGATGATGCTACCGTCAGTATGCAGAATTTGAACAAGACCGAATTGGATGGTAGAATGATTTCGGTGGAAAGA GCCAAGGACGACGGAACTGGACCTGCCAGAcccaaagttgccaaaaaggaacccgaaaagaaaaaagtaggaGCTGAAGCTGCCGATGACAAAAAACCCGATATCAAGAAACCCGCCGCCGCTAAAACCGCCGAAGGTGAAGCGAAACCTGACGACAAAAAAG ATGAAAAGAAAAGCACTTCGATTAAAGACGTCTCCGAAGATGTTAACGGTGAAAGTAAAACTGGCAGTCCTAAAAGCGATAAGATCGATCATCGGGGCCGACCTGCTGGCAATCGAGGCTTCGTACACGATTTCAGGAACAGATCCAGAGAAAATGGAAAACCTCGTTCGGGTGTTTTGACGTTTGCCCAGATTAAA GAGGAACGCGAACGTAACagattgaaagaaaaagaacGAGCTTTACGTATCGAAGAAAGAAGACGTCATATTGAACGAGATCGTCAACGTGAAATCGAACGAAGACAACGTGAAGAAGCTGTACGTCTAGAAAG AGAACgcgtgaaattgaaaatggaacgCGAAAAGATCGAAAGAGAGAAAGCCGAATTACTGAAACTGGAAAGGGAAGCTCAACGCATAGAACGCGAACGATTACAACgcgaaaaagaagaaatacGCAGAGCGCAAATGAAACTAGAAGAGTCTCGCAGAGCCATCAAGAGACCAATGGAAATTCCGCGCAATTTCGACGATGATCGTAAACGCCGTCCTCCTTCGCCGGATCGAAGACATAATATTCACGTATCTTCTTCGTCATCGAATAG AAAAGAAATCCCACCTAGAAGCAACGGCGCTCGTGGCCGTTCCCCACCTTACGCATCCAGCCGACGTGACGGATACGATAATAGCGGCATGGATTCGTCCAGAAAAGAGGCATTATCTCATTCATCACGCGATAAATCAGGCAAAGACAGTTCCAG GGTTGTGTTTCACAACAGATACGATCATCACAGTTCTTACAAGAGTACTAGTTCTCACGCATCCGAAGACGTTAGATCGAACGATTTGAGACATCGGTATCAAGACATAGCTAGTAAATCATCCAGTGCTAAAG aAACTAACCGTTACGATCGAAATGTACCGAGCGAAGGCTGGTCCAGATCCGCATCCGGTATGTCATCTGCGATCAAATCATTCAGCGGCGGTTTAAGCAGCGGCGGCAGTACATCTATATCGTCCAGAGATCCTTGGCAGCCGAGTTCCAGCGAGAGGAAATCGGATGCGCCACCTCCGTGGGCCCGATCCGGCGGCGGCGGCTCCACGTCCGATAG ATGGAATTCCCGGGGTCATGAATGGAAGAAATACGCGTAA